One genomic region from bacterium encodes:
- the hrpB gene encoding ATP-dependent helicase HrpB — MQLSFAIEKELPALRAALAESRQVILSAPPGAGKSVRVPLALLDSPWLAGKRIILLEPRRLAARRAAEFMALQLGERAGEQVGYRIRGDHAVSRATRIEVVTEGILTRMLHADPGLPEVGMVIFDEFHERSLHADLGLAFTLDVQRHLRPDLRLLIMSATLDGLALARLLPQAPVIQGEEAAFHVQTWYIRPAPGRSFEQRVAAGVEQALAAGEGDLLVFLPGMREIRRVEELLLERVQTGILICPLHGDLPVRVQEAALTLAPPQMRKVILATSIAETSLTIPGVRMVLDGGLARTARFDPRRGMSTLVTLPVSRAQADQRSGRAGRIAPGLCFRLWSEAEQERLPEFPQPEIRTADLASLALDLALWGDPFAVHLAFIDPPPEVHLGRARELLQRLGALDAHGSLTPHGRLMADLPVHPRLSHMILKAKEAGWAAAACELAALLEEGGTIGLPAGRTDLAAHLEAYRRDRGNGFGRTRRSPAAASFSAARIAAQEQRLRELVGLADDEPVAGPSGVLLAWAYPDRIARRRPDRHAIYLLANGATAGLPEGDPLVREEFLAVAEADAGSGVSPGAGRTTAGKIFLAAALSREALLSTFEGEMESGEVVDWDESEKRVRARRLIRLGALIITETAITPLPEASAAAMITGIRRAGLQLLPWDKESRRLCARVQWARRLRPEWPTFDEASLLDELEEWLRPHLRGLMRLEQLQKLHLVDLLRARLTPAQRHELEMLAPAQMTVPSGSRIPIEYPAEGYPVLAVKLQELFGLTETPRIGGDRIPLTLHLLSPAARPLAVTQDLRSFWKNTYPEIRKQLRTRYPKHPWPEDPFSAAPTRKTRHTSR; from the coding sequence ATGCAACTTTCCTTTGCCATCGAAAAAGAGCTGCCCGCCCTGCGCGCCGCGCTGGCGGAATCGCGTCAAGTGATTCTGAGCGCGCCGCCGGGGGCGGGCAAGAGTGTGCGCGTGCCGCTCGCCCTGCTGGACTCCCCCTGGCTGGCGGGTAAACGGATTATCCTGCTCGAGCCGCGGCGGCTGGCGGCGCGGCGCGCGGCCGAGTTCATGGCCTTGCAGCTTGGGGAACGCGCCGGTGAGCAGGTGGGCTACCGCATCCGTGGCGACCATGCGGTGAGCCGGGCGACGCGGATCGAGGTGGTGACGGAAGGTATTCTCACCCGCATGCTCCATGCCGACCCCGGGCTGCCGGAGGTCGGGATGGTGATCTTTGACGAATTCCACGAGCGCAGCCTTCACGCCGATCTCGGCCTCGCCTTCACTCTCGATGTCCAGCGCCATTTGCGCCCGGATCTGCGCCTGCTGATCATGTCCGCCACTCTGGACGGGTTGGCGCTCGCCAGACTGCTGCCGCAGGCCCCGGTCATCCAGGGAGAAGAAGCAGCCTTTCACGTCCAGACCTGGTACATCCGGCCGGCGCCCGGCCGAAGCTTCGAGCAACGTGTCGCCGCGGGGGTAGAACAGGCGCTTGCTGCGGGTGAGGGCGACCTGCTGGTCTTCCTCCCGGGGATGCGCGAGATCCGGCGGGTCGAGGAGCTCCTGCTGGAGCGGGTACAAACAGGGATTTTGATCTGTCCATTGCATGGCGATCTGCCGGTCCGCGTACAGGAAGCGGCGCTGACGCTGGCGCCGCCGCAGATGCGCAAGGTCATTCTTGCGACCAGCATTGCCGAGACCAGTCTCACCATTCCCGGAGTGCGCATGGTCCTCGACGGCGGTCTGGCGCGCACTGCGCGCTTCGATCCGCGTCGCGGCATGTCTACTCTGGTCACCCTTCCGGTCAGCCGCGCCCAGGCTGATCAACGCAGCGGCCGCGCCGGCCGTATCGCTCCCGGCCTCTGTTTCCGTCTCTGGAGTGAGGCCGAGCAGGAGCGGCTGCCCGAGTTCCCGCAGCCGGAAATCCGCACCGCCGATCTGGCCTCTCTCGCCCTCGACCTCGCCCTCTGGGGCGATCCGTTCGCCGTGCACCTCGCCTTTATCGATCCCCCCCCTGAAGTGCACCTGGGCCGAGCCCGCGAGCTGCTACAACGTCTCGGTGCTCTGGATGCCCATGGCAGCCTGACGCCGCACGGGCGCCTCATGGCCGACTTGCCGGTCCATCCACGCCTAAGCCATATGATTCTCAAGGCCAAAGAGGCTGGCTGGGCTGCGGCCGCCTGTGAATTGGCCGCCCTGCTCGAAGAGGGCGGTACGATCGGCCTCCCCGCCGGCCGGACCGATCTGGCGGCGCACTTGGAGGCCTACCGCCGGGATCGCGGCAATGGTTTTGGCCGCACCCGCCGCAGCCCTGCCGCTGCGAGCTTTTCCGCCGCCCGCATCGCGGCGCAGGAGCAACGGTTGCGCGAGCTGGTGGGCCTTGCTGACGACGAACCCGTGGCAGGACCGTCGGGCGTCCTCCTCGCCTGGGCCTACCCGGACCGGATCGCACGCCGCCGGCCGGATCGCCATGCGATTTACCTCCTGGCGAATGGCGCCACAGCGGGCCTGCCGGAAGGCGATCCCCTCGTCCGTGAAGAATTCCTCGCGGTCGCTGAGGCGGATGCCGGCTCCGGTGTCAGCCCGGGCGCAGGCCGCACGACTGCAGGCAAGATCTTTTTGGCGGCGGCTTTGAGCCGCGAGGCGCTGCTCAGCACCTTCGAGGGGGAAATGGAGAGCGGGGAGGTGGTGGACTGGGATGAATCGGAAAAGCGAGTTCGGGCGCGGCGGCTGATACGTCTGGGCGCCCTGATCATCACGGAAACGGCGATAACACCGCTGCCGGAGGCGTCGGCCGCAGCGATGATAACGGGCATCCGTCGTGCCGGTCTGCAACTCCTGCCCTGGGATAAGGAATCCCGGCGCCTGTGCGCACGTGTGCAGTGGGCCCGCCGTTTGCGCCCGGAGTGGCCCACATTTGACGAGGCCAGTTTGCTGGACGAACTGGAGGAGTGGCTGCGGCCGCACCTCCGGGGCCTGATGCGGCTCGAACAGCTGCAAAAGCTGCATCTGGTTGACCTCCTGCGCGCCCGCCTGACACCGGCGCAGCGCCACGAGCTCGAAATGCTCGCCCCCGCGCAGATGACGGTTCCAAGTGGCTCACGCATCCCGATCGAGTATCCAGCGGAAGGCTATCCCGTTCTTGCGGTCAAGCTCCAAGAGCTTTTCGGACTGACCGAGACCCCGCGCATCGGCGGCGACCGCATCCCACTCACCCTTCATCTGCTCTCGCCGGCCGCCCGGCCGCTGGCGGTCACGCAGGACCTGCGCAGCTTTTGGAAAAATACCTATCCCGAGATCCGCAAACAGCTGCGC
- the prfB gene encoding peptide chain release factor 2 (programmed frameshift): MNIDIKSRLKDHEERIAALGGPFDIETKENEKAALEEKITQPGFWDDNETAQQVMRDIAERRNWIEAWQKLAQRAADFRELYELAESESDAGVLQDLETESNELEKGIADLEFRRMLGGPGDDKSAILTIHPGAGGTESQDWAQMLMRMYLRWIEREGYESDILDLQDGDEAGIKSVSIEVKGAYAYGHLKAEAGVHRLVRISPFDANKRRHTSFASVFVYPEVDSAIEVDVDEKDLRIDTYRSSGAGGQHVNKTSSAIRITHLPTGIVVSCQNERSQHRNKESAMKILMSRLYQLKLEEQQAKMAKLESTKRDIAWGSQIRSYVFHPYNMVKDHRTDHETSNIQAVMDGDLDDFIRAYLLEFGQAGGR; the protein is encoded by the exons ATGAATATCGACATCAAGAGCCGACTCAAGGATCACGAGGAACGCATCGCCGCCCTG GGAGGTCCCTTTGACATCGAGACCAAAGAAAACGAAAAGGCCGCGCTCGAGGAGAAAATAACCCAGCCCGGCTTCTGGGACGACAACGAGACCGCTCAGCAGGTGATGCGCGACATCGCCGAACGGCGCAACTGGATCGAAGCCTGGCAAAAACTGGCGCAGCGCGCGGCTGATTTCCGTGAACTCTATGAACTCGCCGAGAGCGAATCGGATGCCGGCGTCCTCCAGGATCTTGAGACGGAGAGCAATGAGCTGGAAAAGGGAATCGCCGACCTCGAGTTCCGCAGGATGCTCGGCGGACCCGGCGACGACAAGAGCGCCATCCTCACCATCCACCCCGGGGCCGGCGGCACCGAATCCCAGGACTGGGCGCAGATGCTGATGCGTATGTATCTGCGCTGGATCGAGCGCGAGGGCTACGAATCGGACATCCTCGACCTTCAGGACGGCGATGAGGCCGGCATTAAAAGCGTCTCCATCGAGGTCAAGGGCGCCTACGCCTACGGCCACCTCAAGGCTGAAGCTGGCGTTCATCGCCTGGTGCGTATTTCCCCCTTCGACGCCAACAAGCGCCGCCATACCTCCTTCGCCTCAGTCTTCGTCTATCCCGAGGTCGACAGCGCGATCGAGGTGGACGTGGACGAAAAGGACCTGCGCATCGACACCTACCGCTCGAGCGGCGCCGGCGGCCAGCACGTCAACAAGACCAGCTCGGCGATCCGAATCACTCACCTCCCGACCGGGATCGTTGTCTCGTGCCAGAATGAACGCTCGCAGCACCGCAACAAGGAGTCGGCCATGAAGATCCTCATGTCCCGCCTCTACCAGCTCAAGCTCGAGGAGCAGCAGGCCAAAATGGCCAAGCTCGAGAGCACCAAACGGGATATCGCCTGGGGCAGCCAGATCCGCTCCTATGTCTTTCATCCCTACAACATGGTCAAGGACCACCGCACCGATCATGAGACCAGCAACATTCAGGCGGTGATGGATGGAGACCTGGATGATTTCATCCGGGCCTATCTGCTCGAGTTCGGCCAGGCTGGAGGGCGATAA